One Sulfurihydrogenibium sp. genomic window carries:
- the pheT gene encoding phenylalanine--tRNA ligase subunit beta, with protein MKVPYSWIKEFIDIDIPVSDVVAKLNTTGIETTFYKFGQYIPNLTTVKVLSVIKHPEKDRLFICKVSDGSREYQIVTGADNVKENDVVILAKVGAVIKGREIKPVSFGSYTSEGMLLSLEELEVEEKSEGIFILDENTPVGADPNKILGLGEDYILEIEITPNRGDALSVRGLAREIGAIFNLRRKEIQPKPVLTDKETPINIETDKVYRYIGTIIKNVRIKNSPLDVRLKLIKSGISVINNIVDITNYVLLQEGQPLHAFDLDKLEGSITVRYAKEGEKIITLDGQEKELKPTDVVIADSKKVLAIAGVIGGENSKIDENTKNILLEAAVFDPASVRKTSKRLGILTDSSYRFERGVDVEHTSKASNFAAQLILNLAGGEVEAYKDAYVKPYTPKTVVLKPELVEKVLGEKIDASEIKSILERLEIPTQIQENQISAEIPPFRAYDLERPIDLVEEVARIYGYDNFTPTYPRVPVEAYEKSLYYDFDNKVRAYFLDNGFTEVLNYTFTSEEIYNTLKLPIPEIKITNYILKSHSVLRDRIVVSLLENLKENLRFGRKDLSIFELSSTFFKDFEEIRVGCLAVGKLVDGFNYTEKERKFSTTHSWNFLKLKGVVENLLTKLGIKNYQLIDENIEVFLHPYKSANIQVNDCDIGFIGKIHPEIARQLEIPKDTYVAELKLRYVPREIGKENLLDGYLYTYYLKKEPVVFQELPKFPSAYRDLAFVVEESVKVGKLKEDILKASKYVKEVKLFDVYFLSENKKSVAFNVEFFNPEKSLSDEEVSIIVEEILNKLKLNYPNISLRT; from the coding sequence ATGAAAGTCCCTTACTCGTGGATAAAAGAGTTTATAGATATAGACATTCCGGTCTCAGATGTAGTAGCAAAGCTAAACACTACAGGCATTGAAACAACTTTTTATAAATTCGGACAATACATTCCAAACCTAACAACTGTAAAAGTTTTATCAGTCATAAAACATCCAGAAAAAGATAGACTTTTTATCTGCAAAGTTAGCGATGGTAGCAGAGAATATCAAATCGTAACCGGTGCTGACAATGTAAAAGAAAATGATGTTGTAATTCTTGCAAAGGTTGGAGCTGTAATAAAAGGCAGAGAAATAAAGCCTGTATCTTTTGGTTCTTATACTTCGGAAGGAATGCTTTTATCATTGGAAGAGCTTGAAGTAGAAGAAAAATCGGAAGGTATTTTTATATTAGACGAAAACACGCCGGTAGGAGCAGACCCAAATAAGATTCTTGGTCTTGGAGAAGACTATATCTTAGAGATAGAAATTACGCCAAACAGAGGTGATGCATTAAGCGTTAGAGGGCTTGCAAGGGAGATTGGAGCTATTTTTAATCTAAGAAGAAAAGAGATTCAGCCAAAGCCTGTTTTAACAGACAAAGAAACACCTATCAATATTGAAACAGACAAAGTTTACAGATACATTGGAACAATCATAAAAAATGTAAGAATTAAAAACTCACCCCTTGATGTTAGATTAAAACTTATTAAATCCGGTATATCTGTAATAAACAACATCGTTGATATTACTAACTATGTATTACTGCAAGAAGGGCAGCCACTACATGCTTTTGACCTTGATAAGCTTGAAGGTAGTATAACAGTCAGATATGCAAAAGAGGGCGAAAAAATAATCACCTTAGACGGTCAAGAGAAAGAACTGAAACCTACCGATGTAGTAATAGCTGACAGCAAAAAAGTATTAGCTATAGCCGGCGTTATTGGTGGAGAAAACTCCAAGATTGATGAAAATACTAAGAACATCTTGCTTGAGGCAGCAGTTTTTGACCCGGCAAGCGTTAGAAAAACATCAAAAAGACTTGGAATTTTAACAGATTCCTCTTACAGATTTGAAAGAGGTGTAGATGTAGAGCATACATCAAAAGCATCAAACTTTGCAGCCCAATTGATTTTAAACTTAGCCGGTGGAGAAGTTGAAGCTTATAAAGATGCTTATGTTAAACCTTACACACCAAAGACGGTAGTATTAAAGCCGGAGCTTGTAGAAAAAGTTCTTGGTGAAAAAATTGATGCGTCAGAGATTAAATCTATTTTAGAAAGATTAGAAATACCTACACAAATTCAAGAAAATCAAATCAGTGCTGAAATTCCACCGTTTAGAGCTTATGACTTAGAAAGACCGATTGATTTAGTTGAAGAAGTAGCAAGAATTTATGGTTATGACAACTTTACACCTACCTATCCAAGAGTTCCGGTTGAAGCATACGAAAAATCTTTATACTATGACTTTGATAACAAAGTAAGAGCTTACTTTTTAGATAATGGATTTACAGAAGTTTTAAACTACACTTTCACATCAGAAGAAATCTACAATACTTTAAAACTTCCCATTCCTGAGATTAAAATAACTAACTACATTTTAAAATCCCATAGCGTTTTAAGGGATAGGATTGTAGTTAGCCTACTTGAAAATCTAAAAGAAAACCTAAGATTTGGAAGAAAAGACTTATCTATTTTCGAGCTTTCATCTACATTCTTTAAAGATTTTGAAGAGATAAGAGTAGGATGTTTAGCAGTTGGAAAGCTTGTTGATGGGTTTAACTACACAGAAAAAGAAAGAAAATTTAGCACAACTCACAGTTGGAACTTTTTAAAGCTAAAAGGTGTAGTGGAAAATCTGCTAACTAAACTTGGAATCAAAAACTATCAGCTTATAGATGAAAACATAGAAGTATTCCTACATCCATACAAATCTGCAAACATACAGGTAAATGACTGTGACATAGGATTTATTGGAAAAATCCATCCTGAGATAGCACGTCAGCTTGAAATACCAAAAGACACTTATGTAGCAGAGTTAAAATTAAGATATGTCCCAAGAGAGATTGGAAAGGAAAACTTGCTGGATGGATACCTTTATACGTATTATCTTAAAAAAGAGCCGGTAGTATTCCAAGAACTGCCAAAATTCCCATCAGCCTACAGAGACCTTGCCTTTGTAGTTGAGGAAAGTGTAAAAGTTGGCAAACTTAAAGAAGATATATTAAAAGCTTCTAAATATGTTAAAGAAGTTAAACTTTTTGATGTATATTTCTTATCTGAAAATAAAAAAAGCGTTGCCTTTAACGTTGAGTTTTTCAATCCAGAGAAAAGCTTGTCTGATGAAGAGGTCAGCATCATAGTTGAAGAAATTTTAAATAAACTTAAATTAAATTATCCTAATATTAGTTTAAGAACTTAG